Proteins from a single region of Chitinispirillales bacterium:
- a CDS encoding DEAD/DEAH box helicase family protein, which translates to MELTNIQQGKVNELLFLYNPSNKVKVDFKAPTGSGKTLMATTFISELIEQNPSDKFVFVIATPSSSSLPLFFEQKINQYKTELGFSNFFAEYIKSPSDAKTDKNEYIPKILPEQNKVFIFGKSSFGKGRILSTFHIVDDFVEVIKEQNYKLVYIRDEAHIGGKLATDEESKNFERLMQEAAFYVFKMTATPDYRDTTIQRVVLNEEELNNPSKNENKYLLKTNPITLLNGAMTDDDMLLDAIKTFKKVKEKYKSLESSEVYIRPALLIQVDNDSSTDKEKSNLFFETFEKIKKELSNNGISWVKYFGDGDKDSDRVFKDKFTLAEITDKDSDIDAIIFKIGPATGWDIPRACMLLQLRNVCSQSFNLQTIGRIKRNCYPELEKNDVTDKYYIYSNAPVEKNVFVFNAKIKEEFANEEFMSIEITNEKDCSQKVAEERLKKDINEYLENEKSNFIQEIKAMIVKDDNGNIFYKKIYQVTAGGARISRYDNVYIFIKEILKLIRSNQDAFDNCENLFNKFWKDNLKNKKLYADVPLIKEFFYLVLIEKHITNIRNLINKNRQYKPKYEVKSLPYKPPEYVELYSSENHKETLLSQEYLFETEYGGVKNSIPVGQNETSPEVFVFKKLEYMLKGENVKVWGKNFTSSNVNGAYLDKYNKLCHSYFDFVVKFNNDAFLYIEVKSEHDIDPEKTKTLQGAYEEYFNKSYNLFDKPVVIGIWKVDTSGGNIKQKSFYDKAKFSENLDGETPESLIKIISSKKYHKF; encoded by the coding sequence ATGGAACTTACAAATATTCAACAAGGCAAAGTAAATGAATTGTTATTTTTATATAACCCAAGCAATAAAGTTAAGGTTGATTTCAAAGCGCCAACCGGCAGCGGCAAAACGCTAATGGCTACGACTTTTATTTCGGAGTTGATAGAACAAAACCCAAGCGATAAATTTGTGTTCGTTATTGCAACTCCGTCTTCATCTTCTTTGCCGTTATTCTTTGAGCAAAAAATAAATCAATATAAAACTGAACTTGGTTTTTCAAATTTTTTTGCTGAATATATCAAAAGTCCAAGCGACGCTAAAACAGATAAAAACGAATATATCCCTAAAATTCTGCCTGAACAAAACAAGGTTTTTATTTTTGGCAAAAGCAGTTTCGGAAAAGGGCGTATTTTATCAACTTTTCATATCGTTGATGATTTTGTAGAAGTTATAAAAGAGCAAAATTATAAACTTGTTTATATTCGTGACGAAGCCCATATCGGCGGTAAACTTGCTACTGATGAAGAAAGTAAAAATTTTGAAAGACTAATGCAAGAAGCGGCTTTTTATGTGTTTAAAATGACGGCGACGCCCGATTATAGAGATACAACCATACAAAGAGTCGTATTAAACGAAGAAGAACTTAACAATCCGTCAAAGAATGAAAATAAATATCTTCTTAAAACAAACCCTATAACTTTGCTTAACGGAGCAATGACGGACGATGATATGCTTTTGGATGCTATCAAAACATTTAAAAAAGTCAAAGAAAAATACAAAAGTTTAGAAAGTAGTGAAGTTTATATTCGCCCCGCTCTGCTTATCCAAGTGGATAACGATTCGTCAACCGACAAAGAAAAAAGCAATTTGTTTTTTGAAACGTTTGAAAAAATAAAAAAAGAACTTTCAAATAATGGAATAAGCTGGGTTAAATATTTTGGCGATGGCGACAAAGACAGCGATAGAGTTTTTAAGGATAAATTTACTCTTGCGGAAATAACCGATAAAGACAGCGATATTGATGCAATAATTTTCAAAATAGGACCGGCGACCGGTTGGGATATTCCACGAGCGTGTATGTTGTTGCAACTTCGCAATGTTTGTTCTCAAAGTTTCAATTTACAAACAATTGGCAGAATTAAAAGAAATTGCTATCCAGAACTTGAAAAAAATGATGTTACGGATAAGTATTATATCTATTCGAATGCTCCCGTTGAAAAAAATGTGTTTGTGTTCAATGCAAAAATAAAAGAAGAATTTGCAAATGAAGAATTTATGTCTATTGAAATCACTAACGAAAAAGACTGTTCGCAAAAGGTTGCGGAAGAACGGCTTAAAAAAGATATTAACGAGTATTTAGAAAACGAAAAAAGCAACTTTATACAAGAAATAAAGGCAATGATTGTAAAAGACGATAACGGTAATATTTTTTACAAGAAAATTTACCAAGTTACAGCAGGTGGAGCGCGTATTTCAAGATACGACAATGTTTATATTTTCATAAAAGAAATATTAAAATTAATAAGATCTAACCAAGACGCATTTGACAATTGTGAAAATCTCTTTAATAAATTCTGGAAAGACAACTTGAAAAATAAAAAATTATATGCAGATGTACCGCTGATTAAAGAATTTTTCTATTTGGTTTTGATTGAAAAACATATCACTAATATAAGAAATTTGATAAATAAAAATAGACAATATAAGCCAAAATATGAAGTTAAATCTTTGCCGTATAAACCGCCGGAATATGTTGAATTGTATAGCAGCGAAAATCATAAAGAAACGCTTCTCTCACAGGAATATCTTTTTGAAACAGAATATGGAGGAGTTAAAAATTCTATTCCTGTTGGACAGAATGAAACAAGTCCTGAAGTTTTTGTGTTTAAGAAATTGGAATATATGTTAAAAGGAGAAAATGTAAAAGTTTGGGGTAAGAATTTTACGTCAAGCAATGTGAACGGTGCGTATCTTGATAAATACAATAAACTTTGTCATAGTTATTTTGACTTTGTCGTAAAGTTTAATAATGATGCTTTTTTATATATAGAAGTAAAATCCGAACATGATATTGATCCTGAAAAAACAAAAACATTGCAAGGAGCGTATGAAGAATACTTTAACAAATCTTACAATCTTTTCGACAAACCTGTCGTTATAGGTATTTGGAAAGTCGATACTTCGGGAGGAAATATCAAACAAAAATCTTTTTATGACAAAGCAAAGTT